GACGATCCAACCCATCCGTTCCTAAGGCGGAAGTCGACGAAATTCGGCTTTTCGGGTAGTTGGTCTGTTCGCCTGCAGGGAGGCGGGGGCCACCACGTCCCGCATTTCCACGGCCACGGCTGGATGAGCTCCGCCTTTTACGCGCGGCTTCCGGACTACGCCGCCGAGCAGCGCGAAAGGCAAGAAGGGTGGATCGAATTCGGCCGTCCGCCGGACATGTTCAACATGGACGTCGAGCCACGGCGGATCGTGGAACCGCAGGCCGGACGACTGGTGCTTTTCCCGTCCTTCATGCTTCACGGCACTCGGCCCTTCGGCGAAGGCCGGGGCGACCGGTTGACGGCCGCCTTCGACTACCAACCCCTATAAACTCAGGCTCAATGCGATCCGTCACGGGCATGAAACCCGTGACAATCCTGTCGCGCTAAGCGGCGCAGGCCTGCGGGCTCTAACTGTCTCATCGCACAAGGCCAGCCGCCTGTGGCCCCTGCCCGTTGTGCCGGGAAGCTCTCGGCAAAAAAGAAGCGGCGGGGAATTTCTTCCCCGCCGCCCTTTGATCGTTCGGTGAAACCGAAGCTTACATCTTCACCTTCGCCTGAAGGGTGAAGTAGCGGCCGAGGATGACCGGGTTCCAGTACGCGACGTCCGTACCGCCCTCGGCGAAGAAGCCGGCAACGGTCTTCTTGGCCTTCTGGTTGAACAGGTTCTGGACGATACCGGTGATCTCGAAGTTGTCGCCGATCTTCTTGCGGAGCGAGAGATCGAAGTAGCTGAGACCCGGGACGTCCGGAGCGCCGTTGTCGCCGATGTTGGTGAAGCCAACATCCTCGAGGTCCGACTGCCAGTTCCAACGCATCTGAGCGGTGAAGCTGTCGCTATCGTACGCGAGGGTCATCGTCGACTTCCACTCAGGGAAGTTGCCGCCGATGCCCGCCGCGCCAGCGCCGGAGAAGTTAGCGCCGCCGAAGCTGATTTCTTCGTTCCAGCTGATCAACTCCTGGAACCGCAGGCGGCCCGGGATCCCAAGGCCGAGGTCGGCGAACGGAACGACATAGTTGACCGTCGCGTCCACACCGCTCGACTTGAACACGCCCTGGTTACCCGTGGCCGTGTTGACCGCGGTCAACTGACCGGTGCCCGGATCACGCGTAATGCGATCGCAGGACGAGGCATTCCCCGCCAGGTAGCAGTCGTTGATGAAGAACTGCGCACCGAAGGTGGTGATGATGTCCTCGATCCGGATCTTGTAATAGTCGATCGTTGCCGAGAAGCGGCCCAGCCCGAGGTTCGGCGTGAGAACCGCGCCGACCGTGAAGGTCTTGGCGGTTTCCTCGCTGATGTCCGGGTTACCGAAGGCGAAGGCCTGAACCTGCGCGTTGGTCTGGTTGAAGCCGGTGTAACCACCACCCGCAGCGAAGGCCGGGGTCTGGGCCGAACAGATGGCCAGAGCCGTCGCGCTGCGGCCGGCGATGTCGTTACAGGGGTCGACGTAGGACGGGAAGCCCTGGTCGCCGTTCTGGAACAGTTCGACGATCGACGGAGCACGTGCCGCCTTGTTGTAGATCGCGCGGAACTTCATCCAGTCAAACGGCGAGTACTGCATGCCGAACTTGTAGTTGAGCAGGCCGTTGACCGTCGAATAGTCGGAGAAGCGAGCACCAGCTTCGAGCGACAGTTCATCGACAAGGAACATGTCGGCGAGAATCGGAACGCGGATTTCGCCGTACACTTCCTTGACGTTGACCTTACCGGCCTGGTTCTGGACGGCGTTGAAGCCGTAAATGTTACCAGTTCGCTGAGCATCGTCGACGACGATCGAACCGCGATCGGTACGAGCCTCGGCGCCAACCGCGACACCGACCGGACCGGCCGGAAGCTCGAACAGGTTGCCGGTGATGTTGCCGGCAATACGAACCTGCTCGAACTCACGACGTTCCTGGGTATCGATGCGTACGAAGTTCAGCATCGAGCCCGGGGCCATGTCCGGACGCCCGGTGAGGTCGTAGCCCGCGAACAAGGTGTTCGCCCCGAAGATGTCGAGCGGCACGCAGCCCGGAAGGATACCCGCGCCGTTGATGACGCCGGCGGTGTTGATGCAGTTGTTGAGACCCTGTTGGACGGCCGCATTGTTGATGTTGCCGCGAGCCTCGATGTTGGCCGTGGTCTTGCCGTAGCTGCCGGTCAGATCCCAGTTGAAGCCCCAACCGATCGGACCCGATAGGGTGCCGCGCAGGGTTTGCGTCTTGGAATTGTAGATGCCGACACGCGGACCGGTTTCGAAGAAGCGGCGTGCGTAGGTGAACGGCGCATTCGGATTCGGACGCGACAGCAATGCCTGACGTAAATCCTCGTTACAGGAAATGCCGACGCCGCAAGGCGCACCGTTGGTGGCGTCGCCGAGAGCGATGAAGGCGTTGGTGACAGGCACCGAGATACCGGTTGCCGGAGTCGGCGCGAGGTTCACCTCCTGCGAGGAGTCGACGTAGTTGCCGACGACCTTCAGGCGGATCGAATCCGTGATGTCGTAACGGCCCGTCGCGGTGAGGTTGAAGCGCTCGTAAGGCGTGACGAGATAGTTGAGCGGGTTGAAGTTGAACCGGCTCGAGCTCTCGCTGGTCGAACGATCAGCGAAGGCGCAGAGGCCGGCGGCCTGGCCCGAAGCGT
The window above is part of the Sphingomonas sp. HDW15A genome. Proteins encoded here:
- a CDS encoding TonB-dependent receptor, with protein sequence MRKSTLRATAAVQALALLGAGAFIATPAAAQDTTGAASNETQPTQDQQAAVPKPEDQADSDDAIVVTGSRIVRPDLEAPSPVTTVDSEQFDLTGTVTVETLLNELPQLIPGNTRTSNNQGGEDFSTLDLRGLGPNRTLILVDGERVPASSTSGVVDIGTIPAGLIERVDVVTGGASAVYGSDAMAGVVNFILKDNFEGLEVSSQYGISDHGDGSQFNIQALLGGNFADDRGNMTFFTSYFTREAVGQGDRDVTRDAGVVYYDYNYATQEIFFFVPDHLTPPSAYTSRYPNGGIGIAAQAGSSTPPWGLISNNATNPFQNLSTILPGNFGAGNTDTNCDGVPGGAVNTGNLSFNDQGELVPANASGQAAGLCAFADRSTSESSSRFNFNPLNYLVTPYERFNLTATGRYDITDSIRLKVVGNYVDSSQEVNLAPTPATGISVPVTNAFIALGDATNGAPCGVGISCNEDLRQALLSRPNPNAPFTYARRFFETGPRVGIYNSKTQTLRGTLSGPIGWGFNWDLTGSYGKTTANIEARGNINNAAVQQGLNNCINTAGVINGAGILPGCVPLDIFGANTLFAGYDLTGRPDMAPGSMLNFVRIDTQERREFEQVRIAGNITGNLFELPAGPVGVAVGAEARTDRGSIVVDDAQRTGNIYGFNAVQNQAGKVNVKEVYGEIRVPILADMFLVDELSLEAGARFSDYSTVNGLLNYKFGMQYSPFDWMKFRAIYNKAARAPSIVELFQNGDQGFPSYVDPCNDIAGRSATALAICSAQTPAFAAGGGYTGFNQTNAQVQAFAFGNPDISEETAKTFTVGAVLTPNLGLGRFSATIDYYKIRIEDIITTFGAQFFINDCYLAGNASSCDRITRDPGTGQLTAVNTATGNQGVFKSSGVDATVNYVVPFADLGLGIPGRLRFQELISWNEEISFGGANFSGAGAAGIGGNFPEWKSTMTLAYDSDSFTAQMRWNWQSDLEDVGFTNIGDNGAPDVPGLSYFDLSLRKKIGDNFEITGIVQNLFNQKAKKTVAGFFAEGGTDVAYWNPVILGRYFTLQAKVKM